From a single Flavobacteriales bacterium genomic region:
- a CDS encoding HYR domain-containing protein, producing the protein MKKLYSMLLFLSMAGTSLQAQTLLLQESFETDGNGSRYAANEFASGSTSSHYFTRHKDGDSQPMTNDPTGEDGTYYFVGEGLLDIGSNPIDSNGVLTLNALNVSGYNLSVKILLALGRADGTRFEQDDEFLLQYNMDGGGWNTIGAFYGSGTGASSIDLTEDTDLNGTADGTALTNAFQEFTYNIPATGTSVQIRFFMGQDGTTEEVAVDNIRVYGTTCTDPDVPTVSASPTSICPGANSTLTITGNLNDATQWMVYSGSCGGTKVDSTASSSIVVSPSTTTTYYIRGEGGCVTPGSCGSATVTATDATNPTISCPGDQDVYGNGSCQVAIPDYTGSATVSDNCDPSPTVTQSPVAGTLLTGVGTSQVITLTATDASANTAQCTFTITVKDTTPPVMSCPSDRNLYVDGSCQASLPDYTGLVSRNDNCYNSGLLTVVQSPSIGTALSGAGTTQVVTVSASDPDGNTAQCSFTVTLVDSVKPTLTGCPGDRDVYVNSSCQYALPDFRDSITVGDNCGAPTVTQSPAPGYVYTGAGSNPTITLTVTDGSNNKRTCTFKLLLKDTIPPSVTCPSNKTLYTDGSCQVSLPNYTASVSVSDNCGGSPTVTQSPVAGTILSGTGTTQVVTMTATDGSGNAAQCTFTVTLQDTTKPTITGCPGNQSLYTNASCQATMPDYVTGLTIADNCDGSPTVTQVPAAGTVYSGAGTNPTVTITATDASGNKRTCSFSVTLVDTIKPTVTCPGDFDIYADASCNVALPDFTSLVTRSDNCYTSAALTATQSPAPGTVINGAGTTQLITITVSDPSSNSQQCSFTVTVVDTVKPTLTGCPADHDLFVNGSCQVPLPDYTGSVTVSDNCGVPTLVQSPTPGTLYTGAGTNPTVTLTATDGSGNITTCSFKVTLVDTIVPTVSCPGNKTMYGNATCEVTVPDYTSLVSYSDNCAGFPTVTQSPAPGVTLEGSGDHTITMNVTDASGFTGQCTFLLTVLDTFPPSITCPADQPVYTNSSCQVSLPDFTGIATVVDYCDASPVVTQSPTPGTILTGLGSTQLITLTATDSTGNATQCSFTVTVTDSTRPSLVCVPDEDLYADGSCNVTLPDYTGLVTVSDYCDGSPVVTQSPAAGTVLSGGGTTQVVTISATDASSNVAQCSFTVTVKDTIKPTMTGCPADQDLYADASCQLALPDFTGSVTVADNCGAPTVTQSPAAGTVLSGAGTTQLVTITTTDGSANAVQCSFTITVKDTTRPAISCPADQDLYADGSCQVSLPDYTGSASVADNCDGSPVVTQSPVAGTVLNGAGTTQVVTITATDASANVAQCSFTVTVKDTTKPSLSGCPGDQDLYADGSCQVTVPDYTGSVTATDNCDGSPVVTQSPAAGTVLSGGGTTQVVTITATDASSNAQQCSFTLTVKDTIKPTIACPLDQDVIADGSCQVAIPDYTSLATVADNCGTPTVTQSPAAGTILNGAGTTQLITLTATDGSANAVQCSFTITVKDTTRPSISCPADEDLYADASCQVTLPDYTGSASVSDNCDGSPVVTQSPVAGTVLNGAGTTQLVTITATDASANIAQCSFTVTVKDTIKPTLSGCPADQDVYADASCQFTVPDYTGSVTAADNCGTPTVTQSPAAGTILSGAGTTQVVTITATDAASNATQCSFTITVKDTIKPQLTCPGNQPVYADASCQGSLPDFTGLATVSDNCGSPTVTQSPSIGTVVTSDVTVTLTATDGSGNFVTCSFTALFVDSTAPAITCPGNQTLIASNNCDASLPDYTSMVTVTDNCDGAPSLTQSPAAGTTISSSTTVTMSSTDASGNTATCTFQVTLQDTTSPVISCPGNQTVYANAFCTAFLPDYRGLGTATDNCDGSPTISQSPSPGTLISSHTMVTLTATDASSNTSQCSFQVVFIDTVPPVITCPGTQTVPGDASCQGTIGDYTSLASAYDACGGTPSITQSPASGTSFSGSITVTLTATDDNSNTSSCTFTVMASDTTPPLVTCPGNQTIYANSSCQAALPDFTSLATTSDQCGGTPVVTQSPAPGTMVSSHTLVTLTSTDGSGNSNQCTFQAIFVDTVPPVIACPGTQTVPGNASCQGVLGDYTSLATASDACGGTPAITQSPVSGTTFSGSVTVTLTAIDDNSNTASCTFTVMASDTTPPVITCPGNQMVYANSGCTAALPDFTGLANSTDQCGDTTVVTQSPAPGTMITSHTLITLTSTDVSGNSSQCTFQAIFVDTVPPMITCPGDQTVPSNANCEGILGDYTSLGSATDACGGTPFITQNPPAGSMFTGIVTVTLTATDDASNIAQCIFKVLAEDTTAPSIVCPGNQYVYADASCQVALPDFTGLGVATDKCDPNPVITQSPAPGSIISTHTSITLIATDASGNTAQCSFMALFRDTMAPVVTCPGNQYVTSGPNCLGVIGDYTSMASATDNCGGTPFISQSPAPGTNFNSSIVVTLTATDASANVGTCTFLVIAEDSVKPTISCPNNQTLYANGMCQAVLPDYSGLATASDNCDPSPVVSQSPAAGTIIGDTATITLTVFDVAGNMSQCQFNVFFVDTVHHSISLNGDTLTCMPAADSYQWLLDGNPIVGATGQTHVAQVDGGYSVIFNAGTECADTTDVMPVIVTGVGTTVWNNDVKVFPNPFTGAFRCEYTLGASETVVMTLYNMLGEEVVKKVITQSSGRHTEEIQTDDLEPGVYLFNVQAGEFQTVRRVIRK; encoded by the coding sequence ATGAAGAAACTCTACTCCATGCTGCTGTTCCTGTCTATGGCCGGAACCAGCCTCCAGGCCCAGACATTACTCCTTCAGGAAAGCTTTGAAACCGATGGCAACGGCAGCCGGTATGCGGCCAATGAGTTTGCTAGCGGAAGTACCAGCAGTCATTACTTCACCCGACACAAGGATGGTGATTCCCAACCGATGACCAACGACCCCACGGGTGAAGACGGCACCTACTACTTCGTAGGAGAAGGACTTCTGGATATCGGTTCCAACCCGATCGACTCCAACGGGGTGCTGACCCTGAATGCCTTGAATGTAAGCGGCTACAACTTGTCGGTGAAGATTCTGCTTGCACTCGGAAGGGCAGACGGCACACGCTTCGAACAGGACGATGAGTTTTTGCTTCAGTACAACATGGACGGCGGGGGCTGGAACACCATCGGCGCCTTTTACGGCAGCGGAACAGGTGCAAGCTCCATTGACCTCACGGAAGACACCGACCTGAACGGCACCGCAGACGGCACTGCCCTTACCAATGCCTTCCAGGAATTCACCTACAATATACCTGCAACGGGCACCAGTGTTCAGATCCGTTTCTTCATGGGGCAAGATGGAACCACTGAGGAGGTAGCCGTTGATAACATTCGTGTTTACGGCACTACATGCACCGACCCTGACGTACCCACAGTATCCGCATCGCCCACGAGCATTTGTCCGGGCGCCAACTCCACCCTGACCATCACCGGCAACCTGAATGACGCCACCCAATGGATGGTGTACTCCGGAAGCTGCGGCGGCACCAAGGTGGATTCAACCGCTTCTTCCAGCATTGTTGTGTCCCCATCCACCACCACCACTTACTATATCCGTGGTGAAGGCGGATGTGTGACGCCGGGATCATGCGGTTCTGCAACGGTTACTGCAACCGACGCAACCAACCCGACCATCTCTTGTCCCGGCGACCAGGATGTATATGGCAACGGATCCTGTCAGGTGGCCATCCCGGATTATACCGGTTCAGCCACCGTTTCCGACAACTGCGACCCCTCGCCTACCGTGACGCAATCGCCCGTTGCAGGAACCCTGCTTACGGGTGTTGGCACCAGTCAGGTGATTACGCTGACAGCTACCGATGCATCGGCCAACACAGCACAGTGTACCTTCACCATTACCGTAAAAGACACCACACCACCGGTCATGAGCTGCCCCTCTGACCGCAACCTGTATGTAGACGGATCATGCCAGGCATCCTTGCCGGATTACACCGGACTGGTGAGCCGCAACGACAACTGCTACAACTCCGGTTTACTGACCGTGGTTCAGTCGCCTTCCATCGGCACAGCACTGAGCGGAGCCGGCACCACACAAGTGGTCACCGTTTCAGCCTCCGACCCTGACGGCAACACAGCCCAGTGTTCATTCACCGTAACCCTCGTTGATTCTGTGAAGCCCACGCTCACGGGTTGTCCGGGTGACCGTGATGTGTATGTGAACAGCTCATGTCAGTATGCCCTGCCCGACTTCAGGGATTCCATTACCGTTGGTGATAATTGCGGTGCTCCCACTGTAACACAGTCACCCGCTCCAGGATATGTATATACCGGCGCAGGTTCCAATCCGACCATCACCCTTACGGTAACCGACGGTTCCAACAACAAAAGAACATGCACATTCAAATTGTTGCTGAAGGACACCATTCCACCGTCTGTCACCTGCCCTTCCAACAAAACACTTTACACCGACGGTTCATGCCAGGTAAGCCTCCCCAACTATACAGCATCGGTTTCCGTTAGCGACAACTGCGGCGGTTCTCCTACCGTAACGCAATCGCCTGTTGCAGGTACCATCCTGAGCGGAACAGGCACCACACAGGTGGTCACCATGACGGCCACCGACGGTTCGGGAAATGCAGCACAATGTACTTTCACCGTTACCCTACAGGATACAACCAAACCCACCATCACCGGTTGCCCTGGTAACCAAAGCCTTTACACCAATGCTTCCTGCCAGGCAACCATGCCCGACTACGTAACCGGACTGACCATTGCAGACAACTGTGACGGTTCACCCACGGTGACCCAGGTACCGGCCGCCGGTACCGTATACTCAGGCGCAGGCACCAATCCCACGGTAACCATCACCGCTACGGATGCTTCAGGTAATAAGCGCACATGCAGCTTTTCCGTTACCCTGGTTGACACCATTAAGCCTACAGTTACCTGCCCGGGTGATTTCGATATATATGCCGACGCTTCCTGTAACGTAGCCCTGCCCGACTTTACCAGCCTGGTCACCCGTTCCGATAACTGTTATACTTCCGCTGCCCTAACCGCCACACAATCACCGGCGCCGGGTACCGTGATCAATGGAGCAGGCACCACACAGCTGATCACAATCACCGTGTCGGACCCTTCCAGCAATTCACAACAGTGCTCGTTCACAGTTACTGTAGTAGACACCGTTAAGCCTACATTGACCGGATGTCCTGCAGATCACGATTTATTTGTGAACGGTTCCTGCCAGGTACCCCTGCCGGACTATACCGGATCAGTAACCGTCAGCGACAACTGTGGTGTACCCACGCTTGTCCAGTCACCCACTCCGGGAACCCTCTATACCGGTGCGGGTACCAACCCCACCGTTACGCTGACCGCAACCGACGGATCAGGTAACATCACCACCTGCAGCTTCAAGGTGACCCTGGTGGATACCATTGTGCCAACGGTTTCATGCCCCGGAAACAAAACCATGTACGGCAACGCTACATGTGAAGTAACGGTACCTGACTATACCTCGCTGGTTTCATACAGCGACAACTGCGCCGGCTTCCCCACTGTAACCCAATCACCCGCACCGGGTGTAACGCTTGAAGGATCCGGAGACCATACCATCACCATGAATGTAACGGATGCATCCGGGTTCACCGGACAATGCACCTTCCTGCTGACGGTACTGGATACCTTCCCGCCATCCATCACCTGTCCGGCCGACCAACCGGTTTATACCAATAGTTCCTGCCAGGTGAGCCTGCCGGATTTCACCGGTATCGCCACCGTGGTTGATTACTGCGATGCCTCACCGGTGGTTACCCAATCACCGACTCCGGGCACCATCCTTACAGGACTTGGCAGCACCCAGTTGATCACGCTGACAGCCACCGACTCAACAGGCAATGCAACGCAATGTTCATTCACTGTTACGGTCACCGACAGCACCCGGCCTTCCCTGGTTTGCGTGCCGGATGAAGACCTCTATGCCGATGGCTCCTGCAATGTAACCCTGCCCGACTACACCGGACTTGTTACCGTGAGCGATTACTGCGACGGTTCTCCCGTTGTCACCCAATCACCGGCTGCGGGTACAGTTCTCAGCGGAGGAGGCACCACCCAGGTGGTGACCATTAGCGCCACCGATGCGTCTTCCAATGTGGCACAATGCAGCTTCACGGTAACCGTAAAGGATACCATCAAACCTACCATGACCGGATGTCCGGCAGACCAGGATTTATATGCGGATGCTTCATGCCAGTTGGCCCTGCCTGACTTTACCGGGTCGGTAACGGTTGCTGACAATTGCGGAGCGCCCACTGTTACCCAATCACCTGCTGCAGGTACCGTACTGAGCGGTGCCGGCACCACACAATTGGTGACCATCACAACCACCGACGGTTCTGCCAATGCGGTTCAATGTTCATTCACCATCACCGTAAAAGATACCACCAGACCCGCCATTTCCTGCCCGGCCGATCAAGATCTGTATGCAGACGGTTCCTGCCAGGTAAGTCTGCCGGATTATACCGGATCCGCTTCGGTTGCCGACAACTGCGATGGCTCACCGGTTGTGACACAATCTCCGGTTGCAGGTACGGTGCTCAACGGTGCGGGTACCACGCAAGTGGTGACCATCACCGCTACCGATGCTTCGGCAAACGTGGCCCAATGTAGCTTCACTGTAACCGTGAAGGATACCACCAAGCCCAGTTTAAGCGGATGCCCGGGCGACCAGGATCTGTATGCAGATGGTTCTTGCCAGGTGACTGTTCCGGACTATACCGGTTCGGTAACAGCAACCGACAACTGCGATGGTTCACCCGTTGTAACGCAATCTCCTGCTGCAGGTACAGTACTGAGCGGCGGAGGCACCACACAGGTGGTCACCATTACCGCTACGGATGCTTCTTCAAACGCACAGCAGTGTTCATTCACCCTCACAGTGAAGGACACCATCAAACCGACCATTGCTTGTCCTTTGGATCAGGATGTAATTGCGGATGGCTCCTGCCAGGTGGCCATTCCGGATTATACCAGTTTGGCAACGGTTGCTGACAACTGCGGAACACCCACGGTAACGCAATCACCTGCTGCGGGTACCATCCTCAACGGCGCAGGCACCACACAACTGATCACGTTGACAGCTACCGATGGTTCTGCCAATGCGGTGCAATGTTCATTCACCATCACCGTGAAGGATACCACCAGGCCTTCCATCAGTTGCCCGGCCGACGAAGACCTCTATGCAGATGCTTCTTGTCAGGTAACCCTGCCTGACTATACCGGGTCCGCTTCGGTTTCCGACAACTGCGACGGCTCACCCGTTGTCACCCAATCGCCTGTTGCAGGTACGGTTCTCAACGGTGCAGGCACCACACAGCTGGTCACCATCACCGCAACCGATGCCTCAGCCAACATAGCACAGTGTAGCTTTACCGTTACGGTGAAAGACACCATCAAACCTACATTATCCGGATGCCCGGCTGACCAGGATGTGTATGCAGATGCGAGCTGCCAGTTTACTGTTCCTGATTATACCGGTTCTGTAACGGCTGCCGATAATTGCGGAACACCTACCGTTACCCAATCGCCCGCTGCGGGTACCATCCTGAGCGGTGCAGGCACCACACAGGTCGTGACCATTACGGCAACGGATGCCGCTTCCAACGCTACCCAATGTTCATTCACCATTACGGTGAAGGACACCATCAAACCACAACTCACCTGTCCGGGTAACCAACCGGTGTATGCCGATGCGAGCTGCCAGGGTAGTCTGCCTGACTTCACCGGTTTGGCCACTGTGTCGGACAACTGCGGTTCACCGACAGTCACCCAATCCCCTTCCATCGGCACCGTTGTAACAAGCGACGTTACCGTAACGCTGACAGCCACCGACGGATCGGGTAATTTTGTGACATGCAGTTTCACTGCGCTGTTTGTGGATTCCACAGCACCGGCCATCACCTGTCCGGGCAACCAAACCCTGATCGCCAGCAACAACTGCGATGCTTCATTGCCTGACTACACGTCCATGGTAACGGTCACCGACAATTGTGACGGCGCTCCGTCGCTCACCCAGTCGCCCGCTGCAGGTACAACCATTTCCAGCAGCACAACGGTAACCATGTCATCCACGGATGCATCAGGAAACACAGCTACGTGCACCTTCCAGGTGACCCTGCAGGATACCACCTCTCCGGTGATTTCCTGCCCGGGTAATCAGACGGTGTACGCCAACGCATTCTGCACGGCCTTCCTGCCGGATTACAGAGGCCTGGGAACGGCAACGGATAACTGTGACGGTTCACCGACCATTTCCCAATCACCTTCTCCGGGAACCCTCATCAGCAGCCATACCATGGTTACGCTGACTGCAACGGATGCATCATCCAACACCAGTCAGTGTTCCTTCCAGGTTGTCTTCATCGACACGGTACCGCCGGTGATCACTTGCCCGGGTACACAAACTGTTCCGGGTGATGCCAGCTGCCAGGGTACGATCGGCGACTATACTTCACTTGCATCTGCCTACGATGCCTGCGGAGGTACGCCTAGCATTACCCAAAGTCCGGCTTCCGGTACAAGTTTCTCGGGAAGCATTACGGTAACGCTGACCGCCACCGATGACAACAGCAACACATCCAGCTGTACGTTTACCGTGATGGCATCGGATACCACACCACCTTTGGTTACGTGTCCGGGCAACCAGACGATTTACGCCAACAGCAGCTGTCAAGCTGCATTGCCCGACTTCACCAGCCTGGCCACAACTTCGGACCAGTGCGGAGGCACGCCGGTAGTAACCCAGTCGCCCGCACCGGGTACGATGGTATCATCGCATACACTGGTTACCCTGACCAGCACAGACGGTTCAGGTAACAGCAACCAATGTACATTCCAGGCGATCTTCGTGGATACCGTTCCGCCGGTGATCGCTTGTCCGGGAACACAAACAGTACCCGGCAATGCTTCATGTCAGGGCGTATTGGGAGATTACACCTCCCTTGCAACCGCGTCGGATGCATGCGGCGGAACACCGGCCATTACGCAAAGTCCGGTTTCCGGTACCACCTTCTCGGGCAGTGTTACTGTTACGCTGACTGCGATTGATGATAACAGCAATACGGCCAGCTGCACATTCACGGTGATGGCATCAGACACCACACCGCCGGTGATCACATGCCCGGGCAACCAAATGGTATATGCCAACAGCGGTTGCACGGCTGCATTGCCTGATTTCACCGGACTGGCGAATTCCACAGATCAGTGTGGAGACACCACGGTTGTGACACAGTCGCCGGCACCGGGAACGATGATCACGTCTCATACGTTGATCACGCTCACCAGCACCGATGTTTCTGGCAACAGCAGTCAATGTACCTTCCAGGCCATTTTCGTGGATACCGTACCTCCGATGATCACTTGTCCGGGAGACCAGACGGTACCCAGCAACGCCAATTGTGAAGGCATCCTGGGTGATTACACTTCACTTGGCAGTGCGACCGATGCTTGTGGCGGAACTCCGTTCATTACCCAAAACCCGCCTGCGGGCAGTATGTTCACGGGTATTGTAACGGTAACCCTGACTGCAACAGATGATGCAAGCAACATTGCACAATGCATATTCAAAGTATTGGCAGAGGATACCACAGCTCCGAGCATTGTATGTCCGGGCAACCAGTATGTATATGCCGATGCTTCCTGCCAGGTGGCCCTGCCTGACTTCACGGGACTGGGCGTAGCAACAGACAAATGCGATCCCAACCCGGTGATCACTCAAAGTCCTGCACCTGGTTCGATCATCTCCACCCATACAAGCATCACGCTGATAGCTACGGATGCTTCGGGCAACACTGCACAGTGTTCGTTCATGGCATTGTTCCGTGATACGATGGCGCCGGTGGTAACCTGTCCGGGTAACCAGTATGTGACCAGCGGTCCGAACTGCCTGGGTGTGATCGGTGACTACACTAGCATGGCCAGTGCCACCGACAATTGCGGTGGAACCCCGTTCATCTCACAATCGCCTGCTCCGGGTACCAATTTCAACAGCAGCATTGTTGTGACGTTGACGGCAACGGATGCATCTGCCAATGTGGGCACCTGTACATTCCTGGTGATCGCGGAAGACTCTGTGAAGCCGACCATCTCCTGTCCGAACAACCAAACCCTGTATGCCAATGGCATGTGTCAGGCCGTATTGCCTGATTACAGCGGACTGGCCACTGCGTCGGACAACTGTGACCCAAGTCCGGTTGTGAGTCAGAGCCCGGCAGCAGGTACGATTATCGGTGATACCGCCACGATCACGCTGACGGTGTTTGATGTTGCAGGCAACATGAGCCAATGCCAGTTCAATGTATTCTTTGTGGATACGGTTCATCACTCGATCTCGCTCAACGGAGATACGCTGACCTGCATGCCGGCCGCCGACTCATACCAGTGGTTGCTTGACGGCAACCCGATTGTGGGCGCCACCGGACAAACGCATGTTGCGCAGGTGGATGGTGGTTACTCGGTGATCTTCAATGCAGGAACCGAATGTGCGGACACCACCGATGTGATGCCGGTGATTGTAACGGGAGTTGGCACCACCGTTTGGAACAATGATGTCAAGGTATTCCCGAATCCGTTCACCGGAGCCTTCCGTTGTGAATATACCCTCGGCGCTTCCGAAACCGTGGTCATGACCCTGTACAACATGTTGGGTGAAGAAGTTGTGAAGAAGGTTATCACACAAAGCAGCGGCCGGCATACCGAGGAAATCCAGACGGACGACCTTGAGCCGGGTGTATACCTGTTCAACGTGCAGGCCGGAGAATTCCAAACCGTTCGCAGGGTGATCCGCAAATAG
- a CDS encoding HYR domain-containing protein yields the protein MKTIRTLLILAFTGLGILNAQAQVLIYQESFETDGNGSRYAANEFASGSTSSHYFTRYKDGDSQPILPEPIGEDGTYYFVGEGVDDTGNPDGPFGTVTLNSVNVSGYQVSVKILLATGRTDGGRFEPDDELLVEYNMDGGGWNTLAAFYGVNPQSDLTEDTNLDGIADGTALDSVFKEFSYAVPATGSSIQVRVIMGQDGTTEEVAFDNIRIYGTVTCTAPNVPTVSASPSSVCPGANATLSITGNLNDATQWMVYSGSCGGTKVDSTSSSSIVVNPGSTTTYYIRGEGGCSTPGACDSITVVVQDTTKPVVTCLLDQTLIADSNCQVTVPDYTSQVTFSDNCDPSPDITQKPAAGTLVSTDTVITIMVADSSGNADSCTFALQVQDTLKPTITCPGDIISCDSMITYTSPMATDACSMGVLLIQTDSTGLTSGSSFPVGITAQQYTVIDEQGNQATCTFYVTVAPAEKRTIQVNDSLLTCIPPAATYQWFRDGNLISGANMQTYIADLTGAYSVAVTDTNGCDTVSDTVQVIITGLPTEESLSGLQVFPNPTSSAIRCQYRSAHAGSVSLALYNTLGQLMILEEKNAVAGLNREQVDLAGLPAGTYYLRLIAPFSSVGIQVTKLENLE from the coding sequence ATGAAAACCATCCGCACCCTATTGATTCTTGCATTCACCGGACTTGGTATTTTGAACGCCCAAGCTCAGGTGCTCATCTATCAGGAAAGCTTTGAAACCGATGGCAACGGCAGCCGGTATGCGGCCAATGAGTTTGCTAGCGGAAGTACCAGCAGTCATTACTTCACCCGATACAAGGATGGTGATTCCCAACCGATACTACCCGAACCAATCGGTGAAGATGGCACATACTACTTTGTAGGAGAAGGTGTAGATGACACCGGCAATCCGGATGGTCCTTTTGGAACAGTTACCTTGAATTCCGTAAATGTGAGCGGCTACCAGGTTTCTGTCAAGATATTGCTAGCCACAGGCCGAACAGATGGAGGACGATTCGAACCCGATGACGAATTACTTGTAGAATACAACATGGATGGCGGCGGCTGGAATACCTTGGCTGCATTTTACGGAGTAAACCCACAATCCGACCTTACCGAGGATACCAACCTGGATGGAATTGCAGATGGAACTGCATTGGATAGTGTTTTCAAGGAGTTCTCTTATGCCGTTCCGGCTACGGGCAGCAGCATTCAGGTACGGGTTATCATGGGTCAGGATGGCACCACAGAGGAAGTTGCATTTGACAACATCCGTATCTACGGTACTGTAACCTGCACTGCACCGAACGTACCCACCGTATCCGCGTCGCCTTCGAGCGTTTGCCCGGGTGCCAATGCGACCCTGTCCATCACCGGCAACCTGAACGATGCCACCCAATGGATGGTATATTCGGGCAGCTGCGGAGGCACCAAGGTGGATTCCACCTCTTCCTCCAGCATCGTTGTGAACCCAGGCAGCACCACAACCTACTACATCCGCGGTGAAGGCGGATGCTCAACACCCGGCGCATGCGACAGCATCACCGTGGTGGTGCAGGATACCACCAAACCGGTTGTCACCTGCCTGCTCGATCAAACCCTGATCGCCGATTCCAATTGCCAGGTGACCGTTCCGGATTACACATCCCAGGTGACTTTCTCAGACAACTGCGACCCCTCTCCCGACATCACCCAAAAGCCTGCGGCCGGCACCCTGGTTTCAACCGATACGGTCATCACCATCATGGTGGCGGATTCCAGCGGCAATGCTGATAGCTGCACATTTGCGCTGCAGGTGCAGGATACCCTGAAGCCAACAATCACCTGCCCGGGCGACATCATCAGCTGTGATTCCATGATCACCTACACATCCCCCATGGCAACCGACGCATGCAGCATGGGCGTGCTTCTGATTCAAACCGATAGCACCGGCCTCACCTCCGGATCATCCTTCCCCGTGGGCATCACTGCACAACAATACACAGTTATAGACGAGCAGGGCAACCAGGCGACTTGCACATTTTATGTGACCGTAGCCCCTGCCGAAAAACGCACCATCCAGGTAAACGACAGCCTGCTTACCTGTATCCCGCCGGCTGCTACCTACCAATGGTTCCGGGATGGGAACCTAATCTCAGGAGCCAACATGCAAACCTATATCGCCGACCTGACAGGCGCCTATTCGGTGGCCGTTACCGATACGAATGGCTGCGACACGGTTTCCGACACGGTGCAGGTGATCATCACCGGCTTACCCACGGAAGAAAGCCTTTCAGGCCTGCAGGTTTTCCCCAACCCAACCTCCTCAGCCATCCGCTGCCAGTACCGCTCAGCGCATGCCGGAAGCGTATCGCTGGCCCTTTATAATACCTTGGGGCAGTTGATGATTTTGGAAGAAAAAAATGCGGTTGCCGGTTTGAACCGGGAACAGGTTGATTTGGCCGGGTTGCCCGCAGGAACCTATTATTTGCGATTGATCGCACCGTTTTCTTCGGTAGGAATACAGGTAACCAAGTTGGAAAATTTGGAGTAA
- a CDS encoding ABC transporter substrate-binding protein → MMPVGLLIPNSTIYPSLGRDFVQGIRLGFDGNELPLKMEGIGLGAKSSECETALQKLSIEHNINTSIAYTGNAVLPDLVAHFTDPKSLLIHTNLGGHLPCDIPDNRQVIHNAFDLWYNAWCLGRHMAKEGHKEVLYIGTYYEGGYQMPYALDQGLQEGGAAISAWHVPKPDAVNFDMDALRSKFREQPPQAVYLAFNKSDAKDFLSAYRDAGLDQLAPIYCAPMMLESEVMNDLQHLNFSCTTASSWFPSDDHPNNNAFRKAHTDAHGKAPNPFALMGYEAGLILKAAQALPDLSSLKEHIRELNGPRRNWHYNTTLQKTCALPHIYKASISNGHCEMTDLGPANEPESLPDKLFKTRSVVFTIWSNPYICI, encoded by the coding sequence ATGATGCCCGTCGGCCTGCTTATTCCCAACTCCACCATCTACCCGTCACTGGGTCGCGACTTCGTGCAGGGCATCCGCCTCGGATTCGATGGCAATGAACTGCCCCTGAAAATGGAGGGCATCGGACTGGGCGCCAAAAGCTCTGAGTGCGAAACCGCCCTTCAGAAACTGAGCATTGAACACAACATCAACACCTCCATCGCTTACACGGGGAATGCCGTTCTACCCGACCTCGTCGCCCATTTTACCGACCCGAAATCACTGCTGATCCATACCAACCTGGGCGGACACCTTCCCTGTGACATTCCCGATAACAGGCAAGTCATCCACAATGCTTTCGACCTATGGTACAACGCCTGGTGCCTGGGCAGGCACATGGCAAAAGAAGGGCACAAGGAAGTGCTGTACATCGGCACCTATTATGAGGGCGGATACCAGATGCCCTACGCATTGGACCAGGGACTCCAGGAAGGCGGTGCCGCCATTTCCGCCTGGCATGTTCCCAAGCCGGATGCTGTAAATTTTGACATGGATGCCCTCCGCAGCAAGTTCCGTGAACAGCCACCGCAGGCCGTATACCTGGCCTTCAACAAATCGGATGCAAAAGACTTTCTCAGCGCCTACCGGGATGCCGGACTGGATCAGCTGGCCCCCATCTACTGTGCACCCATGATGCTGGAATCAGAGGTCATGAACGACCTGCAACATCTTAACTTTTCCTGCACCACCGCGTCCTCCTGGTTTCCGTCGGATGACCATCCGAACAACAATGCGTTTCGCAAAGCCCATACGGATGCACACGGAAAGGCACCCAACCCTTTTGCACTGATGGGCTATGAAGCCGGACTGATCCTGAAAGCCGCACAAGCCCTGCCCGATCTTTCCTCATTGAAGGAACACATCCGGGAACTGAACGGCCCCAGAAGAAACTGGCACTACAACACCACTTTACAAAAAACATGTGCGCTTCCGCATATTTACAAAGCCTCCATATCCAATGGGCATTGCGAGATGACAGACCTCGGGCCGGCCAACGAACCCGAATCACTTCCCGACAAACTTTTCAAAACCCGATCGGTCGTATTTACCATCTGGTCCAATCCGTACATATGTATTTAA